A genomic stretch from Desulfurococcaceae archaeon MEX13E-LK6-19 includes:
- a CDS encoding sodium:solute symporter family protein codes for MQILIAIVLSLYFLVGTIIAWYSRKVGIKTAIDYYVAGYRLGGFLAAMTYAATTYSAFMMIGLVGFAYATGVGAFGFEILYLIATVFLLTLFSHRVWRLARERKWVSPAEMLGDLYGSRILAMTVSIIYLVALIPYAVAQLVGLGNLMDGVGLGYVTGVVFGALIVFLWTYLAGIWSVASTDTYQGLWMIVASMGFLGWLLLFMVSNNLTLDNAFAMLGREGLLGLEGGFWSFSIFLAFTLPWVFFAVTNPQVVQRLYMPRDEKALRAMIIYFSVFGLLYTVLVTMIGLLARSLSIAGVIPAIDNRDLVTPTLLLYTNPLLAAIVFTSIVAAAVSTLDSIILTLASSASRDIYRYKEYKKTMTYTIIVLLVLVTMTIALLKPGFVVELSVLSSLMLLPLAPVTLIAWINPWLPKRLGLDRVALPAILSGFIIGFIAAIVYGPKKAFVTSILGLPISVWVLIVSTLILFTPIIKSIWYTHVAGKA; via the coding sequence GTCTCTATACTTCCTCGTTGGAACTATTATAGCGTGGTATTCGAGGAAAGTAGGGATCAAGACGGCTATAGACTACTATGTTGCTGGGTACAGGCTCGGCGGCTTCTTGGCTGCAATGACTTATGCTGCAACAACCTATAGTGCGTTCATGATGATAGGTCTTGTTGGCTTTGCTTATGCTACGGGCGTCGGTGCCTTCGGGTTCGAGATACTATACCTCATAGCCACGGTATTCCTGCTGACACTATTTTCTCATAGAGTATGGAGGCTTGCCAGGGAAAGAAAATGGGTCAGTCCTGCCGAGATGCTAGGAGACCTTTATGGCTCTAGGATCTTGGCAATGACTGTATCGATTATCTACCTCGTAGCCTTGATACCCTATGCTGTAGCTCAGCTAGTTGGTTTAGGGAATCTAATGGATGGCGTTGGACTAGGTTATGTTACAGGGGTAGTCTTCGGTGCGTTAATAGTCTTCTTGTGGACCTATCTAGCAGGTATATGGAGTGTTGCTTCAACAGATACATATCAAGGACTATGGATGATCGTTGCATCAATGGGCTTCCTTGGATGGCTACTATTATTCATGGTTTCGAATAACCTGACACTAGACAATGCCTTTGCAATGCTTGGTAGAGAAGGACTTCTTGGGCTCGAGGGAGGGTTCTGGAGTTTCAGTATATTCCTAGCATTTACTCTTCCATGGGTATTCTTCGCTGTAACGAATCCACAGGTTGTACAGCGTCTCTACATGCCTCGTGACGAGAAAGCTCTTAGAGCAATGATAATATACTTTAGTGTATTCGGCCTCCTATACACTGTTTTGGTGACAATGATAGGATTACTGGCAAGATCGCTATCCATAGCCGGTGTGATACCGGCAATTGATAATAGAGATCTCGTTACACCAACGCTATTACTATATACGAACCCATTGCTTGCAGCAATAGTATTCACAAGTATTGTAGCAGCAGCTGTCTCAACCCTCGATTCAATAATACTCACGCTTGCAAGTAGTGCATCAAGAGACATTTACAGATATAAGGAATACAAGAAAACTATGACCTACACAATTATAGTATTGCTTGTACTAGTAACAATGACTATAGCATTACTCAAGCCAGGATTCGTAGTAGAATTATCAGTGCTCTCAAGCCTAATGTTATTACCTCTAGCACCAGTCACTTTAATAGCATGGATTAATCCATGGCTCCCGAAAAGGCTAGGGCTAGACAGAGTAGCACTACCAGCGATCCTATCAGGATTCATTATAGGATTCATAGCCGCTATAGTGTATGGACCCAAGAAAGCATTCGTGACATCAATACTAGGGCTACCCATATCGGTATGGGTGCTTATTGTATCAACACTAATTCTCTTTACACCTATCATAAAATCAATATGGTATACACACGTAGCTGGAAAAGCATGA